A part of Aegilops tauschii subsp. strangulata cultivar AL8/78 chromosome 2, Aet v6.0, whole genome shotgun sequence genomic DNA contains:
- the LOC109732750 gene encoding uncharacterized protein isoform X2, with translation MERTANVVLDIEGLPQQPDKCCTGSPKMTRALSRKGPNRMERRGGEEQEPDDLAKKVVIKVVPSQLEQLKLPLAHNKTLVTPHCTATAPVLTDSVEGRSKRFNRLTAFHPRRILLFFATLSSVGTMVLIYFTLGITGKVEA, from the exons ATGGAGAGAACAGCAAATGTGGTATTGGATATTGAGGGCCTGCCTCAACAACCTGATAAATGCTGCACTGGAAGTCCAAAGATGACC AGAGCCCTGTCGCGTAAGGGTCCAAACCGCatggagaggaggggcggtgaaGAGCAGGAGCCAGATGACTTGGCAAAAAAAGTTGTCATTAAAG TTGTGCCATCTCAGCTGGAGCAGCTCAAGTTGCCGCTAGCGCACAACAAAACTTTGGTCACTCCACATTGCACTGCCACCGCACCTGTTCTGACCGACTCTGTTGAAGGAAGGTCCAAGAGATTTAATCGACTCACGGCGTTTCATCCGCGGAGAATTCTTCTCTTCTTTGCAACTTT GTCGAGCGTGGGGACGATGGTGCTGATATACTTCACCCTCGGCATCACCGGCAAGGTGGAAGCATAG
- the LOC109732750 gene encoding uncharacterized protein isoform X1 has protein sequence MLFLDGDLLQSQITSMERTANVVLDIEGLPQQPDKCCTGSPKMTRALSRKGPNRMERRGGEEQEPDDLAKKVVIKVVPSQLEQLKLPLAHNKTLVTPHCTATAPVLTDSVEGRSKRFNRLTAFHPRRILLFFATLSSVGTMVLIYFTLGITGKVEA, from the exons ATGCTTTTTCTGGACGGCGATTTACTGCAG AGCCAGATCACAAGCATGGAGAGAACAGCAAATGTGGTATTGGATATTGAGGGCCTGCCTCAACAACCTGATAAATGCTGCACTGGAAGTCCAAAGATGACC AGAGCCCTGTCGCGTAAGGGTCCAAACCGCatggagaggaggggcggtgaaGAGCAGGAGCCAGATGACTTGGCAAAAAAAGTTGTCATTAAAG TTGTGCCATCTCAGCTGGAGCAGCTCAAGTTGCCGCTAGCGCACAACAAAACTTTGGTCACTCCACATTGCACTGCCACCGCACCTGTTCTGACCGACTCTGTTGAAGGAAGGTCCAAGAGATTTAATCGACTCACGGCGTTTCATCCGCGGAGAATTCTTCTCTTCTTTGCAACTTT GTCGAGCGTGGGGACGATGGTGCTGATATACTTCACCCTCGGCATCACCGGCAAGGTGGAAGCATAG